Proteins from a single region of Apium graveolens cultivar Ventura chromosome 7, ASM990537v1, whole genome shotgun sequence:
- the LOC141671970 gene encoding cycloartenol-C-24-methyltransferase, giving the protein MANNGALDLTSHLGGKIQKDDVLDAVDKYEKYHVAFGGEEEERKANYSDMVNKYYDLVTSFYEYGWGESFHFAPRWKTESLRESIKRHEHFLALQLGLKPGQKVLDVGCGIGGPLREIARFSSTSVTGLNNNEYQITRGKKLNHMAELDQTCNFVKGDFMKMPFPDNSFDAVYAIEATCHAPDAVGCYKEIFRVLKPGQCFAAYEWCMTDSFDPNNEEHQRIKAEIELGDGLPDIRLTTQCIEALKQAGFEVVFEKDLTIGSPLPWYLPLDKSHFSLSSFRLTALGRFITKNMVVALEYVGIAPKGSQRVQAFLEKAAEGLVAGGKKEIFTPLYFFLARKPLSD; this is encoded by the exons ATGGCTAATAATGGAGCTTTGGATCTTACTTCTCATCTTGGTGGCAAGATTCAGAAAGATGATGTTCTTGATGCTGTTGACAA GTATGAGAAGTATCATGTTGCTTTTGGgggagaagaagaagagagaaaagCAAATTACAGTGACATG GTCAATAAATACTATGATCTTGTCACGAGCTTTTACGAATATGGCTGGGGAGAATCGTTTCATTTTGCACCCAG ATGGAAAACAGAATCTCTTCGAGAAAGCATTAAGCGGCATGAACATTTCCTTGCTCTACAACTGGGACTTAAGCCTGGGCAGAAG GTTCTAGATGTAGGATGTGGAATTGGTGGACCCCTGAGGGAAATAGCTCGGTTCAG CTCCACTTCAGTTACTGGTCTGAACAACAATGAATATCAGATAACAAGGGGAAAG AAATTAAACCACATGGCAGAACTAGACCAGACCTGTAATTTTGTGAAG GGAGATTTCATGAAAATGCCATTTCCAGATAATAGTTTTGATGCAGTCTATGCAATTGAAGCTACTTGTCATGCCCCTGATGCG GTTGGATGCTACAAAGAGATTTTTAGAGTGTTAAAGCCCGGTCAATGTTTTGCTGCATATGAATGGTGCATGACTGATTCCTTTGATCCCAACAATGAAGAACACCAAAGAATCAAG GCTGAAATTGAGCTTGGTGATGGCCTCCCTGACATCAGGTTGACTACACAATGCATTGAAGCTTTGAAACAAGCAGGTTTTGAA GTCGTATTCGAAAAAGATCTTACAATTGGCTCACCCTTGCCTTGGTATCTGCCTTTGGATAAAAGTCATTTCTCACTTAGCAGTTTCCGCTTAACAGCACTTGGACGTTTTATAACGAAAAATATG GTTGTGGCCTTGGAATATGTGGGAATTGCACCAAAAGGTAGCCAAAGAGTTCAAGCTTTCTTGGAGAAAGCTGCAGAGGGACTTGTTGCTGGTGGAAA GAAAGAGATATTCACTCCATTGTATTTCTTCTTGGCTCGGAAGCCTCTCTCAGATTGA
- the LOC141673997 gene encoding G-type lectin S-receptor-like serine/threonine-protein kinase SD1-1 isoform X3: MGSERALCDFLGINCTIFLDIPAYVQQKKAKQRSSEGVTLNKIDSEDLDLPLFKVIVVAKATNNFCNDNKLGEGGFGPVYKGMLDDGQAIAAKRLSENSSQGLNEFKNEVSCIAKLQHRNLVTLLGCCIEKGERILIYEYMPNKSLDFFIFDEQTSKSLGWSKRYNIINGIARGLLYLHQDSRLRVIHRDLKASNILLDYEMNPKISDFGLARSFRGSQTEENTKRVVGTYGYMSPEYAIDGIFSIKSDVYSFGVLLLEIVTGKKNRLFSHPDHSLNLIGHVWMSYKEESLLGLIDEVILESSNTIEVFRVIQIGLLCVQEYPKDRPSMSEVVVMLSSTMHLPHPKQPGFFTARKQQMADYSWRNSIITSCNQQTITTVSPRD; this comes from the exons ATGGGGAGCGAGAGAGCTCTTTGCGATTTTTTGGGCATTAACTGTACCATTTTCCTTGATATTCCTGCATATGTGCAACAAAAGAAAGCTAAACAGAGAAG TTCAGAAGGTGTTACGCTGAACAAAATTGACAGTGAAGATTTGGACTTGCCACTTTTTAAGGTCATAGTAGTTGCAAAAGCCACAAATAACTTCTGCAATGACAATAAGCTTGGAGAAGGCGGCTTCGGACCTGTCTACAAG GGAATGTTGGACGATGGTCAAGCTATAGCTGCAAAGAGGCTCTCAGAGAATTCAAGTCAAGGACTAAATGAGTTCAAAAATGAAGTTTCTTGTATTGCCAAACTTCAGCACCGAAATCTGGTAACGCTTCTGGGGTGCTGCATTGAAAAGGGGGAAAGGATTTTGATCTACGAATACATGCCCAACAAAAGTTTGGACTTTTTTATTTTTG ATGAGCAAACAAGCAAATCACTGGGGTGGTCGAAGCGCTACAACATAATAAATGGAATTGCTAGAGGGCTTCTATATCTTCATCAGGACTCAAGATTACGAGTCATTCACAGAGATCTAAAAGCCAGTAACATATTACTTGATTATGAGATGAATCCAAAAATTTCAGACTTTGGGTTGGCGAGAAGTTTCAGAGGAAGCcaaactgaggaaaatacaaAACGAGTTGTTGGAACATA TGGTTACATGTCCCCCGAGTATGCTATTGATGGAATATTCTCGATTAAATCAGATGTGTATAGCTTTGGTGTTTTGCTGTTAGAGATTGTGACTGGAAAGAAAAACAGATTATTCAGTCATCCAGATCACAGTTTGAACCTTATTGGACAT GTGTGGATGAGTTATAAAGAAGAGAGCCTTTTGGGATTAATTGATGAAGTGATCTTGGAGTCGAGTAACACGATTGAAGTTTTTCGAGTTATCCAGATTGGATTATTGTGCGTTCAAGAATACCCTAAAGACAGGCCAAGTATGTCAGAGGTGGTTGTAATGTTGAGTAGTACAATGCATCTGCCTCATCCTAAACAACCTGGTTTTTTCACAGCAAGAAAACAACAAATGGCAGATTATTCATGGAGAAACTCAATAATAACTTCGTGCAACCAACAAACTATCACCACTGTCTCACCTAGAGATTAG
- the LOC141673997 gene encoding G-type lectin S-receptor-like serine/threonine-protein kinase SD1-1 isoform X2: MGSERALCDFLGINCTIFLDIPAYVQQKKAKQRRLKSSSEGVTLNKIDSEDLDLPLFKVIVVAKATNNFCNDNKLGEGGFGPVYKGMLDDGQAIAAKRLSENSSQGLNEFKNEVSCIAKLQHRNLVTLLGCCIEKGERILIYEYMPNKSLDFFIFDEQTSKSLGWSKRYNIINGIARGLLYLHQDSRLRVIHRDLKASNILLDYEMNPKISDFGLARSFRGSQTEENTKRVVGTYGYMSPEYAIDGIFSIKSDVYSFGVLLLEIVTGKKNRLFSHPDHSLNLIGHVWMSYKEESLLGLIDEVILESSNTIEVFRVIQIGLLCVQEYPKDRPSMSEVVVMLSSTMHLPHPKQPGFFTARKQQMADYSWRNSIITSCNQQTITTVSPRD, from the exons ATGGGGAGCGAGAGAGCTCTTTGCGATTTTTTGGGCATTAACTGTACCATTTTCCTTGATATTCCTGCATATGTGCAACAAAAGAAAGCTAAACAGAGAAG GTTAAAATCCAGTTCAGAAGGTGTTACGCTGAACAAAATTGACAGTGAAGATTTGGACTTGCCACTTTTTAAGGTCATAGTAGTTGCAAAAGCCACAAATAACTTCTGCAATGACAATAAGCTTGGAGAAGGCGGCTTCGGACCTGTCTACAAG GGAATGTTGGACGATGGTCAAGCTATAGCTGCAAAGAGGCTCTCAGAGAATTCAAGTCAAGGACTAAATGAGTTCAAAAATGAAGTTTCTTGTATTGCCAAACTTCAGCACCGAAATCTGGTAACGCTTCTGGGGTGCTGCATTGAAAAGGGGGAAAGGATTTTGATCTACGAATACATGCCCAACAAAAGTTTGGACTTTTTTATTTTTG ATGAGCAAACAAGCAAATCACTGGGGTGGTCGAAGCGCTACAACATAATAAATGGAATTGCTAGAGGGCTTCTATATCTTCATCAGGACTCAAGATTACGAGTCATTCACAGAGATCTAAAAGCCAGTAACATATTACTTGATTATGAGATGAATCCAAAAATTTCAGACTTTGGGTTGGCGAGAAGTTTCAGAGGAAGCcaaactgaggaaaatacaaAACGAGTTGTTGGAACATA TGGTTACATGTCCCCCGAGTATGCTATTGATGGAATATTCTCGATTAAATCAGATGTGTATAGCTTTGGTGTTTTGCTGTTAGAGATTGTGACTGGAAAGAAAAACAGATTATTCAGTCATCCAGATCACAGTTTGAACCTTATTGGACAT GTGTGGATGAGTTATAAAGAAGAGAGCCTTTTGGGATTAATTGATGAAGTGATCTTGGAGTCGAGTAACACGATTGAAGTTTTTCGAGTTATCCAGATTGGATTATTGTGCGTTCAAGAATACCCTAAAGACAGGCCAAGTATGTCAGAGGTGGTTGTAATGTTGAGTAGTACAATGCATCTGCCTCATCCTAAACAACCTGGTTTTTTCACAGCAAGAAAACAACAAATGGCAGATTATTCATGGAGAAACTCAATAATAACTTCGTGCAACCAACAAACTATCACCACTGTCTCACCTAGAGATTAG